The window TCTAACGAAATCTGATAATATTTTGCCAATTCCAGGGCTTCTTCAAAACTGAATTTTGCTTTAAGCGAAGTTCTTCGATGGGCAGCATCATAACTTATATTGAGAATATTGGCAATTTCATCGTTCAACGATTTGTCACCAATTCTTCTACGAATTTCCTTGAGTAAAGATTCCTGGTGCATGAATTTGTGATTTTCACAAATGTACTGTTTTTTTTAATTTTTTTTCACATTTAATACGACGCTCTCTGCTGATAATTTTGAACCATAATTTTAAAATCATGAGCTATGAAAGCACAATTTTTTTTAATACCAATAATAGTAAGCTTGAATTCATGTGTGAGTTTCAGTAGAAAAATGATTGAGAATGATCTTTTGATGCTGAATAAAGAAAATGTTCAGATGATTGATGGACAATATGAATACAAAGGCTATGAACATATTGTAAATAACAATACAAAATCTGATAAAACAGGAAGTGTTGGGGAAATGTTGGCTATGAAAAATGGAGAAGTGAAGGATTTTGATAAACTCATTATAAAATCAGTACCGTTAGCAAAAAATAAAACATATGAAGTACAGTTCATTTTTTTTAAGAACAGTACTATTGGATATACTTTTAAATATAAAGCTAAGTTGAAGAATGGTTTGTTTTTACTGGATAACTTCACTTCTCATTGTGATGAAATTCCTTATTTGTTTGGTGGCTGCCGTAATTTTCAGTCAAGAATAGGATTAACACAAGATCATAACCTATTGATTCAGGATTATTATGATAACAGCGGAGCTTTTTTACTCTTTTTCTGGTCAGGATACACTATCAATTATGCAGAAAAATATAAAAGAATTAATTAAAAATAATAGTCATGAAAAATATACCTTATTTATTGATCTTATCCCGTTTTATTACAGCATTTGTGATTCTGTATCTGGGATATTTTGTAGGAGAATCAGCTCGTCAACATATTCTGATCCTCATGTATTTCGGATTGTTTACCGATATTTTTGATGGGATTATTGCCCGTAAAACTGGTATTTCCTCAGAGAAATTACGTCGGTTAGACAGCCAGACTGATCTTGTTTTCTGGCTTTCATTAGGAGTTGTTTCTTATTTTCTCAATCCGGATCTGATTATCAATGAATGGAAAAGTATTCTGCTGATCTTCATCATGGAAGCATTGTGTTATATCGTAAGCATCTGGAAGTTTCGAAAAGAAACCTGTACTCATGCTTTTTTAGCTAAAATGTGGGGTTTGAGTCTTTTATTGGCTTTTACTTATCTGATAGGTTTTCAGAAAACAGGTTGGACCTTTGATTTAGCAGTGATCTTAGGATTAATTTCTCATATAGATGTTATCCTCATTATTCTGTTTCTTCCCCAATGGCAATATGATGTTCCAAGCTGCTACCATGCCCTGAAAATCAGGAAGGGAAAGCAAAGAAAAAAGACCATTTTCTTCAACTGAAGCATTAAATAATTGATAAATGATTTTTTAAAGACGGCGCAATCATCAAGTTGCGCCGTTTTTTTGTAACTTTGCAACCATTAATTTTTATACAAAAATTTATTATCAACAAATGAAAAAGCAAACGATCAAAGAAATCCTAAAGGATTACAAGAAAGTATTACATCATGACATTACAGTTTACGGATGGGTAAGATCATTCCGTGCTAATCGCTTTATTGCACTTAATGATGGTTCTACGATTAATAATTTGCAGATAGTTGTTGATTTCGAAAATTTTGATGAAGAACTTATCAAGAATATTAGCACAGCTTCTTCTCTTAAAGTGGTAGGTGAAGTAGTGGAAAGCCAGGGAGCAGGACAATCTGTAGAAATTGTTGCTAAAAAGATTATTATTTTAGGAGATAACTTTACAGAAGAGCTTCAAAGCACCATTCTTCAGCCAAAAAAGCACAGCTTAGAGAAACTTCGTGAGCAGGCACACTTAAGATTCAGAACCAACTTATTTGGAGCTGTTTTCAGAGTACGTCATGCAGTAAGTTTTGCAGTTCATTCATTCTTCAACCAAAACCAGTTCTTCTATATCAATACTCCCGTTATTACAGGAGCTGATGCTGAAGGAGCAGGAGAAATGTTCGGAGTTACCAACTTCGATCTGAATAATATGCCAAGAACTGAAGAGGGAGAAATTGATTTCGCTCAGGATTTCTTTGGTAGAAAAACCAACCTTACCGTTTCAGGACAGCTTGAAGGAGAAACTGCAGCCATGGGATTAGGAAGAATCTATACCTTCGGACCTACTTTCCGTGCAGAGAATTCAAATACAACAAGACACCTTGCAGAATTCTGGATGATTGAGCCGGAAGTTGCCTTCAACAACCTTGAAGACAATATCGACTTAGCTGAAGATTTCTTAAAATATGTAATCCAGTATGTATTGGATCACTGTAAAGATGATCTTGTGTTCTTAGACAACCGTTTTGCTGAAGAACAAAAGACAAAACCGGAAAAAGAAAGAGCAAAAGAGGGTCTTATTGAGAAACTTGAAAATGTAATTGCTAAACGTTTTAAGCGTGTAAGCTATACAGAAGCTATCGAGATTTTAATGAACTCAAAAGAGAACAAAAAAGGAAAATTTGCTTACCCTGTTGAAAATTGGGGCACAGATCTTCAGTCTGAGCATGAAAGATTCTTGGTGGAAAAACATTTTGAATGCCCGGTTGTATTGTTCGATTATCCGAAAGAAATCAAAGCTTTCTATATGAAGCTGAACGAAGACAACAAAACAGTGGCTGCAATGGATGTTCTTTTCCCAGGTATCGGTGAAATCATCGGTGGATCTGAAAGAGAAGCAAGATTAGACGTTTTAAAACAGAAAATGGCAGATATGCATGTAGATGAACATGAACTTTGGTGGTATTTAGACACCAGAAAATTCGGTTCTGTACCCCATGCAGGTTTCGGTTTAGGATTAGAAAGACTAGTTCTTTTTGTAACGGGAATGACGAACATCAGAGACGTAATTCCTTTCCCAAGAACGCCGAAAAGCGCTGAATTCTAGAATCAAAAAAAAAGCCTTAAACAATTGTTTAAGGCTTTTTTTATTTTTCAATAGTTTATTATATAAAAAGTATAAAGCAAAAATCATGCTAAATGTATTTTTTATCAAATAAATTTATTAAATTCGTAGAATATGTTATGTTAAAACGCCAATATTAATATGCTTAAACAACATTTACAACTCAAATTAGGACAGAAGCTGGCTCCTCAGCAGATCCAGCTTATGAAGCTTATTCAGCTTCATACTCTTGAATTTGAAGAGGAGTTGGAGAGAGAGTTAGAAGAAAACCCTGCTTTGGAAATTGTAAAAGAGGATTCTAAGGAAGATGATTATTCTTCCCTGGAAGATGCTTATCAGGATGAGGGTACGGAAAGCATTGAAACAGATTTCGACGTTAATGAATATCTTTATGACGACGAACCAAGCTATAAAACTGCGTCCAGCAACTATTCTCCGGATGATGAAGAATTTGATAATGAAAGTCTTTTAACAGAAGGACAGTCTTTATATGATTATCTGACGGAACAGATTCACCTGATTAATATCAATGAAGAAGATCTGAAAATTGCAGAATACCTGATTGGTAACCTTGATACTGACGGATATCTGAGAAGAGAGATCAAATCTATCGTAGATGATCTCGCTTTCTCACAAGGAATTTATACGACCAAGGAAAGAGTAGAGGATATCCTTGAAAATTATGTTCAGAAGCTGGATCCACCTGGAGTGGGGGCCAGAGGTCTTCAGGAATGTTTATTACTACAGATTGAAAAGAAAGTAAGCGCTGATAAAGCGGTTTCTTTAGCCGCCAATATCCTGAGATATCAGTTTGATGCTTTAACCAATAAGCATTATAATAAGATTATTCAAAAGTATGATATTGAGGAGGAAGATCTGAAAGATGCGTTGGAGGAAATTTCAAAGCTATCACCAAAAGTGGGTGGAAACTTCGATACTCAAACGATTACCATCAACCAGGAGATTATTCCGGATTTTGTCATTCAGGTGAAGGATGGGCAGGTGATTCCTATGCTTAATAGCAAGAATGCTCCTACATTAAGAGTTTCTGAAGAATATAAAGACATTCTTACAACCTATTCACATGATAAAAACTCTTCTGAGCATAAGCAGGCTGCTTTGTTTATCAAGCAGAAATTAGATGCAGCCAAATGGTATATTGATGCCATTAATCAGCGCCAGAATACTTTATTGCAGACAATTACCGCTATTGTGAAATTTCAGAAAGACTATTTTATCACAGGTGACGAAAAATCTCTGAAGCCGATGATCTTAAAAGACGTGGCAGATATTACAGGATTTGATATTTCTACCATTTCAAGAGTGGTAAAAAGTAAATATGCAGATACACCAAATGGTATTGTTTACCTTAAAGATCTGTTCTCAGACAGTTTAACCAATGATGACGGGGAAGAGGTTTCTACTAAAGAGATCAAAACCCACCTTCAGGAAGTTATCAGCAAAGAGAATAAGAGAAAGCCATTGACGGATGACGCTTTGGTAGTGATTTTAAAAGAGCAAGGATATAATATTGCCAGAAGGACGATTGCTAAATATCGTGAACAGCTCAATATTCCTGTTGCCAGATTGAGAAAAGAACTTTAATAATAAAAAAAGCATTTCAAATTGAAATGCTTTTTTTTATTGAATTTAATCCAGTTCACATCTCATTGTGCAACAGTTAAAAGAATAATGTTTTCCTTCATTATTAAGATTTAATTCATAACAGGCATCTGGGCTCACCAGACAGAAACATCTTTCACCTCCTGTGATATTCTTCAGCTCATTTCTTTTTAATTTTTTCATAGTTGTTTAGATTTGATATTAATTTTAGATTGAATGATCTTTTATGATTTTATTTGAATTAACTTTTCAGGCTCTCCAATCCCAGTTCCTTCATAGATACCTCACGCATTTCTACCTTTCTTATTTTTCCGGAAATAGTCATTGGGAATTCATCCACAAACTTCCAGTATTTCGGAACTTTATAATGAGCAATTTTTCCTTTACAATATTCTAATAGTTCTTCTTCTGTAATGGTAAAGCCTTTTCGTACTTTCACCCAGGCCATCACTTCTTCTCCAAATTTTTCACTGGGTACTCCGATGATCTGTACATCTAGAATATGAGTATAAGTATATAAGAAGTCTTCGATTTCTTTAGGGGAAATATTTTCTCCACCACGGATGATCAGGTCTTTAATTCTTCCTGAAATGGTAATATATCCATCTTTATCCATTACAGCCATATCTCCGGTGTGCATCCATCGGGCGTCGTCCAGTACTTTTTTTGTATTTTCAGGATCGTTCCAGTACTTCAGCATGACAGAGTAGCCTCTTGTACAAAGTTCACCGTGTTCACCACGTTTCAAAATTTTTCCACTTTCGTCTATGATTTTTATTTCAAGATGATCCTGAACTGTTCCTACTGTACTGACCTGTTTTTCCAGTGGAGTTCCAATTAAAGTCTGTGTTGACACTGGAGAAGTTTCTGTCATTCCATAACAAATACTCATTTCTTTAATATTCATCAGGTTTTCCACTTTCTTCATAATTTCCGGTGGACATACAGA of the Chryseobacterium capnotolerans genome contains:
- a CDS encoding CDP-alcohol phosphatidyltransferase family protein; translated protein: MKNIPYLLILSRFITAFVILYLGYFVGESARQHILILMYFGLFTDIFDGIIARKTGISSEKLRRLDSQTDLVFWLSLGVVSYFLNPDLIINEWKSILLIFIMEALCYIVSIWKFRKETCTHAFLAKMWGLSLLLAFTYLIGFQKTGWTFDLAVILGLISHIDVILIILFLPQWQYDVPSCYHALKIRKGKQRKKTIFFN
- the asnS gene encoding asparagine--tRNA ligase translates to MKKQTIKEILKDYKKVLHHDITVYGWVRSFRANRFIALNDGSTINNLQIVVDFENFDEELIKNISTASSLKVVGEVVESQGAGQSVEIVAKKIIILGDNFTEELQSTILQPKKHSLEKLREQAHLRFRTNLFGAVFRVRHAVSFAVHSFFNQNQFFYINTPVITGADAEGAGEMFGVTNFDLNNMPRTEEGEIDFAQDFFGRKTNLTVSGQLEGETAAMGLGRIYTFGPTFRAENSNTTRHLAEFWMIEPEVAFNNLEDNIDLAEDFLKYVIQYVLDHCKDDLVFLDNRFAEEQKTKPEKERAKEGLIEKLENVIAKRFKRVSYTEAIEILMNSKENKKGKFAYPVENWGTDLQSEHERFLVEKHFECPVVLFDYPKEIKAFYMKLNEDNKTVAAMDVLFPGIGEIIGGSEREARLDVLKQKMADMHVDEHELWWYLDTRKFGSVPHAGFGLGLERLVLFVTGMTNIRDVIPFPRTPKSAEF
- the rpoN gene encoding RNA polymerase factor sigma-54, yielding MLKQHLQLKLGQKLAPQQIQLMKLIQLHTLEFEEELERELEENPALEIVKEDSKEDDYSSLEDAYQDEGTESIETDFDVNEYLYDDEPSYKTASSNYSPDDEEFDNESLLTEGQSLYDYLTEQIHLININEEDLKIAEYLIGNLDTDGYLRREIKSIVDDLAFSQGIYTTKERVEDILENYVQKLDPPGVGARGLQECLLLQIEKKVSADKAVSLAANILRYQFDALTNKHYNKIIQKYDIEEEDLKDALEEISKLSPKVGGNFDTQTITINQEIIPDFVIQVKDGQVIPMLNSKNAPTLRVSEEYKDILTTYSHDKNSSEHKQAALFIKQKLDAAKWYIDAINQRQNTLLQTITAIVKFQKDYFITGDEKSLKPMILKDVADITGFDISTISRVVKSKYADTPNGIVYLKDLFSDSLTNDDGEEVSTKEIKTHLQEVISKENKRKPLTDDALVVILKEQGYNIARRTIAKYREQLNIPVARLRKEL